One genomic segment of Paenibacillus sp. FSL H8-0332 includes these proteins:
- a CDS encoding sugar ABC transporter permease, translating to MVQIHNTTEPALQGLAGGPLKESRLAQLWKDIKKSKHYYFMMSPYMIIFFLFTVIPVVVSFGLSFFYFNMLETPRFIGWENYSRLLLGDDVFMIALKNTFLFAVITGPLSYIACFLFAWLINELSPFVRSLMTLVFYAPSISGNVFFIWLIVFSGDSYGYLNGFLMKIGVLLEPIQWLQNEKYILAIVIIVQLWLSLGTSFLAFIAGLQTVDQTLFEAGAMDGIRNRWQELWFITLPSMRPQLMFGAVMQITASFAVAEVSIALAGFPSVNYAGHTVVTHLMDYGTLRFEMGYASAIATILFAIMLGTNMMTQKLLRKVGE from the coding sequence ATGGTACAAATACACAATACCACTGAACCAGCCTTGCAAGGGCTGGCTGGCGGTCCGCTCAAGGAATCCCGCCTGGCGCAATTATGGAAAGATATCAAGAAGAGCAAGCATTATTATTTCATGATGAGTCCCTATATGATCATCTTCTTCCTGTTCACGGTGATCCCGGTGGTCGTCTCCTTCGGGCTGAGCTTCTTCTATTTCAATATGCTGGAGACGCCGAGATTCATAGGCTGGGAGAACTATTCCAGGCTGCTGCTGGGCGATGATGTGTTCATGATCGCGCTGAAGAACACCTTTCTGTTCGCGGTCATCACAGGCCCGCTGAGCTATATTGCCTGCTTCCTGTTCGCCTGGCTGATCAATGAGCTGTCGCCCTTTGTCCGGTCGCTGATGACACTGGTCTTCTATGCCCCTTCCATCTCGGGCAATGTGTTCTTCATCTGGCTGATCGTCTTCTCGGGGGACAGCTATGGTTATCTCAACGGCTTCCTGATGAAGATCGGGGTGCTGCTGGAGCCGATTCAATGGCTGCAGAATGAGAAGTACATTCTCGCCATTGTCATTATTGTACAGCTCTGGCTGAGTCTCGGCACAAGCTTCCTGGCGTTCATCGCCGGACTTCAGACCGTGGACCAGACGCTGTTCGAAGCAGGAGCGATGGACGGGATCAGGAACCGCTGGCAGGAGCTGTGGTTCATTACGTTGCCGTCCATGCGTCCGCAGCTGATGTTCGGCGCGGTCATGCAGATTACCGCCTCCTTCGCGGTTGCCGAGGTCTCTATTGCGCTTGCGGGCTTCCCGAGCGTCAACTATGCGGGACATACGGTGGTCACGCATCTGATGGATTACGGGACACTGCGCTTTGAGATGGGCTATGCCTCTGCCATTGCAACCATTCTCTTCGCGATTATGCTCGGAACCAATATGATGACTCAGAAGCTGCTCCGAAAGGTGGGTGAATGA
- a CDS encoding carbohydrate ABC transporter permease, which produces MTLYSRVIGAFRPQKRLNRSFAVSFMLFGLLLGFGAFMVLPLIYTVNNAFKPLDELFIFPPRFLVRNPTLENFTDLMVIMGNSWVPFTRYIANTLLITLVGTAGHILLASAAAYPLAKFKFPGSSVLFKIVVLSLMFSPHVTAIPNYLVMSQLGWINTQAAIIVPSLAFSLGLFLMKQFMEQIPDALIEAAKIDGANEYRVFWQIVMPNVKPAWLTLMILQFPALWGTDGGSFIYSENLKTLHYALSQVIQGGIARAGVGAAVALLLMTVPILLFIISQSSVIQTMATSGMKE; this is translated from the coding sequence ATGACCCTGTATTCAAGAGTGATAGGGGCCTTTCGCCCTCAAAAAAGACTGAACCGTTCCTTTGCTGTCAGCTTTATGCTCTTCGGCCTGCTGCTGGGCTTCGGCGCGTTCATGGTTCTTCCGCTGATCTACACGGTGAACAATGCCTTCAAGCCGCTGGATGAGCTGTTCATCTTCCCGCCGAGATTTCTGGTGCGGAACCCGACGCTGGAGAACTTCACCGATCTGATGGTGATCATGGGCAATTCCTGGGTGCCGTTCACCAGATACATTGCGAACACACTGCTGATCACACTGGTAGGAACCGCAGGACATATCCTGCTGGCGTCGGCAGCGGCGTATCCGCTGGCCAAGTTCAAATTCCCGGGCTCAAGCGTTCTGTTCAAGATTGTAGTGCTGTCCCTGATGTTCTCGCCGCATGTTACGGCAATACCGAACTATCTGGTCATGTCACAGCTGGGGTGGATCAATACCCAAGCGGCGATTATCGTGCCGTCACTGGCCTTCTCGCTAGGCTTGTTCCTGATGAAGCAGTTCATGGAGCAGATCCCGGACGCGCTGATTGAGGCGGCCAAAATCGACGGTGCGAATGAGTACCGCGTGTTCTGGCAAATCGTAATGCCGAATGTGAAGCCGGCCTGGCTGACGCTGATGATTCTGCAATTTCCGGCACTGTGGGGCACAGATGGAGGAAGCTTCATCTACAGTGAGAACCTGAAGACGCTTCACTACGCGCTCAGCCAGGTCATCCAGGGAGGAATTGCGCGTGCCGGGGTCGGAGCGGCAGTCGCTCTGCTGCTGATGACCGTGCCGATTCTGTTGTTCATTATTTCACAGAGCAGTGTCATCCAGACGATGGCCACATCCGGTATGAAAGAGTAG
- a CDS encoding YIP1 family protein has translation MNREALQHPLYVMVHPFNGYWDLKYERSQKTSLIISFGILFMLILTNVLGDQYSGFLVNMNNPRYLNSLLEAVYVLVPVLFWCVANWSLTTLMDGEGKFVEIFITTCFALLPIVLINFPWIWISNFISAQESSFYYFFKNFAILWSGLLLYVGIMTVHQFSPSKTIGTILLTLLAMAFMAFLTLLFFSLIQQMIAFVSTIYQEIVLRR, from the coding sequence TTGAACAGAGAAGCGCTGCAACATCCGCTGTATGTGATGGTTCATCCGTTCAACGGATACTGGGACCTCAAATATGAACGCAGTCAAAAAACCAGTCTGATCATCTCCTTCGGCATTCTGTTTATGCTGATTCTGACGAATGTTCTGGGCGATCAATACAGCGGGTTCCTGGTAAATATGAATAATCCGAGGTATCTCAACAGCCTGCTGGAAGCGGTCTATGTGCTGGTTCCTGTTCTGTTCTGGTGTGTGGCGAACTGGTCGCTGACCACGCTGATGGACGGGGAGGGGAAGTTCGTGGAGATTTTTATTACCACCTGCTTTGCACTGCTTCCGATAGTGCTGATTAATTTCCCCTGGATCTGGATCAGCAATTTCATCTCGGCCCAGGAGAGCTCTTTTTATTACTTTTTCAAAAACTTTGCCATCCTCTGGTCGGGACTGCTGCTGTATGTGGGCATTATGACCGTTCATCAGTTCTCCCCGTCCAAAACGATCGGGACGATTCTGCTGACGCTGCTCGCTATGGCCTTCATGGCTTTCCTGACCCTGCTGTTCTTCAGTCTGATTCAGCAGATGATTGCATTCGTCTCAACCATATACCAAGAAATTGTCTTGAGGAGATAG
- a CDS encoding DUF5696 domain-containing protein, whose product MRKPLIMLLSILFSMSVLAGCSASSSGSQASGHEPNLEVSFTAGSALKSAFTDTGVSGMTGVLENAQLRLFMDEATGGIAVKNLSDGTLWYSNPLDREADAKASGDNKDLLSAQLKLDFYNNLGQVSSVNSYTDSVAHKQMKMELTPEGVKVFYQFGTAAATAEDLPMKMGKERFEEKIMSKMDKTGQRTMKIAYNFDEENGVYTRNDEALKGLQLERTLKGFEKAGYTEEDLQQDIAENNLSQTKPAPRIFQLAIEYALDGDQLVVKVPVADIRYPADYPVNDISLLSFLGAGGSKDSGSILVPDGSGALIHFNNGKTRYPAYKQAVYGVDGTMETTDAYAQQQEVKLPVFGLIREEGAMLGIIEQGASLATINADTSGRLNGYNYVYPSFTLIAKGDLTLTSSDQNRTLPKFQQEPPKTDYIVRYAFLSGAEASYPGMARYYQSYLAEHGGLPEAQPAASAEAPVNTPFYLELVGGITKTKHVLGIPYQSLEALTTFEQAESILEQMKQRGIDNIKLKYAGWFNRGLDHKVPDRLSVDKAIGGSNGLNRLAAYAKEQDIQLFPDVALLRANQTSGFRINQKASRMLSEIPAAVYPYNMALNRRDRSFTPAYIISPSRVGGYVDATLKEIAPFQTGGISLRDMADQLNSDFRKNQEIDRSASEQISVQSLEKITGQSLRILADGGNAYALPYLSDITDAPVSSSRFKLEDEEIPFYPMVVRGYVNYTGKPFNLSTFTNPRQYILKSLEYGSGLYYEWMYAPNYKVKDTDFDNLYAVHYEQWINQAAEMYTEVNGVMKNVQHQRLTGHEKLADGVYKSTYGNGMSVIVNYNKTAVVAGGRTVEAESYITGGEQS is encoded by the coding sequence ATGAGGAAGCCGTTAATCATGCTGCTCTCGATTCTCTTCAGTATGAGTGTGCTGGCCGGCTGCTCGGCGTCAAGCTCAGGCAGCCAGGCCAGCGGGCATGAACCGAATCTTGAAGTGTCCTTTACGGCAGGGAGCGCGCTGAAATCTGCCTTCACCGATACTGGGGTGAGCGGTATGACAGGTGTGCTCGAGAACGCGCAGCTCCGGCTGTTCATGGATGAAGCTACCGGAGGGATCGCTGTCAAGAATCTGTCGGACGGGACGCTCTGGTACAGCAACCCGCTGGACCGTGAAGCGGATGCCAAGGCCAGCGGGGATAATAAAGACCTGCTGTCCGCGCAGCTCAAGCTGGATTTCTATAACAACCTGGGTCAAGTCAGCTCTGTCAATTCGTATACGGACAGCGTGGCCCATAAGCAAATGAAGATGGAACTGACGCCGGAGGGCGTCAAGGTCTTCTACCAGTTCGGCACGGCCGCTGCAACAGCGGAGGATCTGCCGATGAAGATGGGCAAGGAGCGGTTCGAGGAGAAGATCATGAGCAAGATGGATAAGACCGGGCAGCGGACGATGAAAATTGCCTACAATTTCGATGAGGAGAACGGAGTATATACACGAAACGATGAAGCGCTGAAGGGGCTTCAGCTGGAGCGGACCCTGAAGGGCTTCGAGAAGGCAGGGTACACAGAGGAGGATCTGCAGCAGGATATCGCTGAGAACAACCTCAGCCAGACCAAGCCTGCGCCGCGTATTTTCCAGCTCGCCATTGAATATGCCCTGGACGGGGACCAGCTGGTCGTCAAGGTTCCGGTAGCGGATATCCGTTATCCTGCGGATTATCCGGTGAATGACATCTCCCTGCTGAGCTTCCTGGGTGCCGGAGGGAGCAAGGACTCCGGGTCCATCCTGGTGCCGGACGGCTCAGGAGCGCTGATTCATTTCAATAACGGCAAGACCCGTTATCCCGCATACAAGCAGGCAGTGTATGGTGTGGACGGGACGATGGAGACCACGGATGCCTACGCACAGCAGCAGGAGGTCAAGCTGCCGGTGTTCGGCCTGATCCGGGAGGAAGGCGCCATGCTGGGCATTATTGAACAGGGCGCATCCTTGGCCACCATCAACGCGGATACCAGCGGCAGATTGAACGGCTACAACTATGTGTATCCGAGCTTCACCCTGATTGCCAAGGGGGATCTTACCCTGACGTCAAGCGATCAGAACCGCACCCTGCCGAAATTCCAGCAGGAGCCGCCTAAGACAGATTATATCGTCCGTTACGCGTTCCTGAGCGGAGCGGAAGCGTCCTATCCAGGCATGGCGCGTTATTACCAGAGCTATCTGGCGGAGCATGGCGGACTGCCTGAGGCGCAGCCGGCAGCTTCCGCAGAAGCCCCTGTGAATACGCCGTTCTATCTGGAGCTGGTGGGCGGAATCACGAAGACCAAGCATGTCCTGGGTATTCCGTATCAATCGCTGGAGGCACTGACCACCTTCGAGCAAGCTGAGAGCATTCTGGAGCAAATGAAGCAGCGCGGCATTGATAATATCAAGCTGAAATATGCCGGCTGGTTCAACCGGGGCCTGGATCATAAGGTGCCGGACCGGCTGTCGGTGGATAAGGCAATCGGCGGCAGTAACGGGCTGAACCGGCTGGCTGCATACGCTAAGGAGCAAGACATTCAGCTCTTCCCTGACGTAGCTCTGCTGCGGGCGAACCAGACCTCCGGCTTCCGGATTAACCAGAAGGCTTCCCGGATGCTCAGTGAGATTCCGGCAGCTGTCTATCCGTACAATATGGCCTTGAACCGGCGGGACCGTTCCTTCACCCCTGCCTACATTATTTCGCCAAGCAGGGTCGGCGGATATGTCGATGCCACGCTGAAGGAGATTGCGCCGTTTCAGACCGGCGGCATCTCGCTGCGGGATATGGCCGATCAATTGAACAGTGATTTCCGCAAGAACCAGGAGATCGACCGGTCTGCGTCCGAGCAGATATCGGTCCAGTCACTGGAGAAGATCACCGGACAGTCCTTGCGCATTCTCGCAGACGGCGGGAATGCCTACGCCCTCCCGTATCTCTCTGACATTACGGATGCTCCGGTGTCCAGCAGCCGGTTCAAGCTGGAGGATGAGGAGATTCCGTTCTATCCGATGGTGGTGCGGGGATATGTGAATTACACCGGTAAGCCTTTTAACCTGTCCACGTTCACGAATCCAAGGCAATATATCCTGAAGAGCCTGGAGTATGGCTCCGGCCTCTATTATGAATGGATGTATGCGCCTAATTACAAGGTGAAGGATACCGACTTCGATAACCTGTATGCGGTCCATTATGAGCAGTGGATCAACCAGGCGGCTGAGATGTACACCGAAGTGAACGGAGTGATGAAGAACGTTCAGCATCAACGGCTGACCGGTCATGAGAAGCTGGCAGACGGTGTGTATAAAAGCACTTACGGTAACGGGATGTCTGTCATCGTCAACTACAATAAGACCGCAGTCGTTGCCGGGGGCCGGACGGTTGAAGCCGAAAGCTATATTACGGGTGGTGAGCAATCTTGA
- a CDS encoding sugar ABC transporter permease — MKSILRLDRRSYKEQKAFMGFFYVLPWLLGFIFFFLIPLLSSLRYSLSSVQANSDGLIVHFSGFQNYVEALTVNTEFNRSLADAMMNMVINVPLIVIFSLFLAVLLNQKFIGRSLARSIFFLPVILASGVILSLESSSLIQAVNDQNAGAGAIQGLGTFELEGLMLDAGLSEWVVNYLTSAVSRIYSIVSQSGVQILIFLAGIQTISPQLYEASKMEGATGYEAFWKITFPMVSPLILVNSIYTIIDSFSNNAMTDLIRETGFTQFNFGLSSAMAWLYFAAVALILAVSSYLISKKVFYYD; from the coding sequence TTGAAATCCATACTTAGACTGGACCGCAGATCCTACAAAGAGCAAAAGGCATTCATGGGCTTCTTCTATGTGCTGCCCTGGCTGCTCGGCTTCATCTTCTTCTTCCTGATTCCGTTGTTGTCTTCGCTGCGCTACAGCTTAAGCTCGGTGCAGGCCAATTCCGACGGACTGATTGTTCATTTCAGCGGCTTCCAGAATTATGTTGAAGCACTGACGGTCAATACCGAATTCAACCGCTCGCTGGCTGATGCCATGATGAATATGGTCATCAATGTGCCGCTGATCGTTATCTTCAGCCTGTTTCTGGCGGTGCTGCTGAATCAGAAATTCATCGGCCGATCGCTGGCCCGCTCGATCTTCTTCCTGCCTGTCATTCTGGCCTCCGGGGTCATTCTGAGCCTGGAGAGCAGCAGCCTGATACAGGCGGTCAACGATCAGAACGCCGGTGCGGGGGCGATTCAGGGACTGGGCACCTTCGAGCTGGAGGGGCTGATGCTGGACGCGGGCTTAAGCGAATGGGTAGTGAACTATCTGACCAGCGCCGTGAGCCGTATCTATAGTATTGTGAGCCAGTCCGGCGTACAGATTCTGATTTTCCTGGCCGGCATCCAGACCATCTCGCCGCAGCTGTATGAGGCGTCCAAGATGGAAGGGGCAACCGGCTATGAGGCCTTTTGGAAAATCACTTTTCCCATGGTCAGCCCGCTCATTCTGGTGAATTCCATCTATACGATTATCGATTCCTTCTCGAATAACGCCATGACTGACCTGATCCGGGAGACTGGCTTCACCCAGTTCAACTTCGGTCTAAGCTCTGCGATGGCCTGGCTGTATTTCGCCGCAGTAGCCTTAATTCTGGCCGTCAGCAGCTATCTGATCTCGAAGAAGGTCTTCTACTATGATTAA
- a CDS encoding carbohydrate ABC transporter permease, with protein sequence MHATRLLSLERWKKWIWSFVRLTLIAGLSFVILYPVLQKISTAFKAKSDLYSPIVVWLPENYTLDNFVKAIGIMDYWQALLNTFTLSALTTILTAISCALAGYGFARLKFKGSQLLFAGVILTILVPPITILIPVYLNLKDFSLMGLIPLLTGGKSLNLLNTYWPFILTSATANSLKAGLYIFIFRQFFRGIPKEVEEAAYIDGAGVGKTFYRIMLPNAIPSIVTVLLFSFVWQWNDSFFTTTYLTSSKVMATQLGSLPYNLAILLEDGANSKADPFYLSMVQDTGILLAILPLIIIYLFVQRYFVESIERTGIVG encoded by the coding sequence TTGCATGCGACCCGCTTACTGTCGCTCGAACGCTGGAAGAAATGGATATGGTCCTTCGTGCGGCTGACGCTCATTGCAGGCCTGTCGTTCGTGATCCTCTATCCGGTGCTCCAGAAGATATCCACGGCCTTCAAGGCCAAGAGCGATCTGTATTCACCGATTGTCGTCTGGCTTCCCGAGAATTATACGCTCGACAACTTCGTCAAAGCGATTGGAATTATGGATTACTGGCAGGCCTTGCTGAATACCTTCACCCTGTCGGCGCTGACTACAATCTTGACCGCCATCTCCTGCGCGCTTGCAGGGTATGGCTTCGCCCGGCTGAAGTTCAAGGGAAGCCAGCTGTTATTCGCCGGGGTCATATTGACGATTCTGGTCCCGCCGATCACGATTCTGATTCCGGTCTACCTGAATTTGAAGGATTTCAGCCTGATGGGGCTGATTCCGCTCTTAACCGGCGGCAAATCATTGAATCTGCTCAACACCTACTGGCCGTTTATTCTAACCTCTGCTACGGCGAACTCGCTGAAGGCGGGGCTGTACATTTTCATCTTCCGGCAGTTCTTCCGGGGGATTCCCAAAGAGGTGGAGGAAGCAGCTTACATTGACGGGGCCGGGGTAGGCAAGACCTTCTACCGGATTATGCTGCCTAACGCGATACCCTCGATTGTTACGGTGCTGCTCTTCTCGTTTGTGTGGCAATGGAACGACAGCTTCTTCACCACAACCTATCTGACCTCCAGCAAGGTGATGGCGACCCAGCTCGGCTCGCTGCCGTATAATCTGGCGATTCTGCTGGAGGACGGGGCCAATTCCAAGGCTGATCCGTTCTACCTCAGCATGGTCCAGGATACAGGGATTCTGCTGGCGATTCTGCCGCTGATTATCATCTACCTGTTCGTGCAGCGGTATTTCGTGGAGAGTATCGAGCGTACCGGGATTGTGGGTTAA
- a CDS encoding endo-1,4-beta-xylanase, which translates to MRQNNRTSTPAGLARSIVFAAALLGLSGCSAPGGDAAPAAPSPGPQESAASSPAASPAGTPAAAATASPEAAAEAPVQQEAAPLAAAYADYFPIGAAVEPDQTEGATAELLKRHVNWLVAENAMKPDAIAPAEGTFTWERADRIVAFAKANGIGLRFHTLVWHSQTPEWFFRDEAGQAMADETDAAGREANKKLLLKRLDSYITAVVSRYKDDISSWDVVNEVIEPNDPDGMRASDWYKLTGTGFIETAFRAARKAGGPELKLYINDYGTDNPEKRDRLYELVKDMLAKGVPIDGVGHQTHINLEYPSVESIIESMEKFHALGLDNQITELDMSLYVYNDLSDVGPVVPEDILQRQAARYGELFAALRDRKELLSGVMFWGIADDHTWLSTFPVERTEAPMLFDRQHQPKPAFQTVTDF; encoded by the coding sequence ATGCGCCAAAATAACAGAACAAGCACTCCGGCCGGACTGGCCCGGAGTATAGTCTTCGCAGCCGCGCTTCTAGGGTTATCCGGCTGCTCCGCTCCGGGCGGGGATGCGGCTCCGGCTGCACCCTCGCCGGGGCCGCAGGAGAGCGCAGCGTCATCCCCGGCAGCCTCACCCGCCGGGACTCCGGCCGCGGCCGCTACAGCTTCGCCTGAAGCTGCGGCGGAAGCTCCGGTGCAGCAGGAGGCCGCGCCGCTGGCGGCAGCCTATGCGGATTACTTCCCCATAGGCGCTGCAGTGGAGCCGGACCAGACCGAAGGGGCCACGGCAGAACTGCTGAAGCGGCATGTGAACTGGCTCGTGGCCGAGAATGCCATGAAGCCGGATGCGATTGCACCCGCTGAAGGCACCTTCACCTGGGAAAGGGCCGACCGGATCGTCGCCTTCGCCAAGGCGAACGGTATAGGGCTGCGCTTCCACACCCTGGTGTGGCACAGCCAGACCCCGGAGTGGTTCTTCCGCGATGAAGCCGGTCAGGCGATGGCGGATGAGACCGATGCAGCAGGGCGCGAAGCGAACAAGAAGCTGCTGCTGAAGCGGCTCGACAGCTACATCACCGCTGTTGTCAGCCGTTACAAGGACGACATCTCCTCCTGGGATGTAGTGAATGAGGTGATTGAGCCGAATGACCCGGACGGCATGCGGGCCAGCGACTGGTACAAGCTTACCGGTACCGGATTCATCGAGACAGCCTTCCGGGCGGCCCGCAAGGCTGGAGGACCGGAGCTTAAGCTGTACATCAATGATTACGGCACAGACAACCCGGAGAAGCGGGACCGGCTCTACGAGCTGGTGAAGGACATGCTGGCGAAGGGAGTGCCGATTGACGGGGTTGGCCACCAGACCCATATTAATCTGGAGTATCCTTCGGTGGAGAGCATAATCGAGTCCATGGAGAAGTTCCATGCCCTGGGCCTGGATAATCAGATCACCGAGCTGGATATGAGCCTGTATGTCTATAATGATCTCAGCGATGTCGGTCCTGTGGTTCCCGAAGACATCCTGCAGCGGCAGGCCGCGCGGTACGGCGAGCTATTCGCTGCTTTAAGAGACCGGAAGGAGCTGTTAAGCGGGGTCATGTTCTGGGGCATTGCGGATGATCATACTTGGCTGAGCACATTCCCGGTCGAGCGGACCGAAGCGCCGATGCTGTTCGACAGGCAGCATCAGCCCAAACCGGCCTTCCAGACGGTCACAGATTTTTAA
- a CDS encoding extracellular solute-binding protein — protein MAVQLLTACEKSDSLAERSPVPEGQPGSAPLYEEPGLSKYDPPIQLSFVRENNDALEEILKELPGETLEHNRWTELYEEVLGIKITYDWTEWSSIYSRKLGVSLASGDIPDIVRVNASQLRVLSNAGLIQDLSEVYDQYATPLTRKVLSEEGTGPFETVTLDGKLMAIPETNSSIEGAMFLWIRTDWLERLGLQPPQTMAEVLAISKAFTQQDPDANGKHDTYGLAATKYLWDPVMGLTGFMAGYGAYPGIWMKDKTGKLVYGGIQPEVKHALQVLQDLYRTGQIDREFAFKDGVKASGWIEHEQVGMMYGEQWGSFLVQLSREHNPQAEWQAFPLVSESGAPPKVPLPFSTNQFLAVKQGVQHPEALIKLINLHLEKNWGTTSEVERYYNAPQAVWKLSPVTPFPVQKNLEAFRELETFRRTGDASVLQDEAKTIQKRIAAYEAGGADSETGWGWERTYGPSGAFSILDGYERKSQLLYESFVGAPTETMIEKQNILNNLQIDAFLDIIQGRPISQFDNFVAQWNKLGGEQITAEVNDWYAEKGGSGK, from the coding sequence ATGGCCGTACAACTGTTGACCGCTTGTGAGAAGAGTGATAGCCTTGCGGAGCGTTCTCCGGTCCCAGAAGGACAGCCGGGGAGCGCTCCGCTCTATGAGGAGCCGGGTCTAAGCAAATATGATCCGCCGATTCAGCTGTCGTTCGTACGTGAGAACAACGATGCACTGGAAGAAATACTGAAGGAATTGCCGGGGGAAACGCTGGAGCATAACCGCTGGACCGAGCTGTATGAAGAGGTGCTCGGGATTAAGATTACCTATGATTGGACGGAGTGGAGCTCCATCTACTCCCGTAAGCTGGGGGTATCTCTGGCCTCCGGGGATATCCCCGATATTGTGCGGGTGAATGCTTCGCAGCTCAGGGTGCTGAGCAATGCAGGGCTGATCCAGGACCTGAGCGAAGTCTATGACCAGTATGCAACCCCGTTAACCCGCAAGGTGCTGAGCGAGGAAGGGACCGGTCCGTTCGAGACGGTTACCCTTGACGGCAAGCTTATGGCCATCCCGGAGACCAATTCGTCCATTGAGGGCGCAATGTTCCTGTGGATTCGGACGGACTGGCTGGAGCGGCTCGGCTTGCAGCCGCCGCAGACAATGGCAGAAGTGCTGGCTATTTCGAAAGCGTTTACGCAGCAAGATCCTGACGCTAACGGCAAGCATGATACTTACGGTCTTGCGGCAACCAAATACCTGTGGGACCCGGTCATGGGACTTACCGGCTTCATGGCCGGTTATGGTGCGTATCCCGGAATCTGGATGAAGGACAAGACCGGTAAGCTGGTCTATGGAGGTATCCAGCCGGAGGTCAAGCATGCTCTGCAGGTGCTTCAGGACTTGTACCGGACGGGACAGATTGACAGGGAATTCGCCTTCAAGGACGGGGTCAAGGCCAGCGGCTGGATTGAGCATGAGCAGGTCGGCATGATGTATGGGGAGCAGTGGGGCTCCTTCCTCGTACAGCTCAGCCGTGAGCATAATCCGCAGGCCGAGTGGCAAGCCTTCCCGCTGGTCTCGGAGTCCGGGGCACCGCCGAAGGTGCCGCTTCCGTTCAGCACGAACCAGTTCCTGGCGGTCAAGCAAGGTGTTCAGCATCCTGAAGCACTGATCAAGCTGATTAACCTGCATCTGGAGAAGAACTGGGGGACTACGAGTGAGGTGGAGCGGTATTATAACGCTCCGCAGGCGGTGTGGAAGCTGTCGCCGGTGACGCCGTTTCCGGTGCAGAAGAACCTGGAGGCCTTCCGGGAGCTGGAGACCTTCCGGCGCACCGGCGATGCCTCCGTGCTTCAGGATGAAGCGAAGACGATCCAGAAGCGGATTGCCGCTTACGAGGCGGGAGGTGCGGACAGCGAGACAGGCTGGGGCTGGGAGCGGACGTATGGGCCTTCGGGTGCTTTTTCCATCCTGGACGGGTATGAACGTAAATCTCAGCTGCTCTATGAGAGCTTCGTCGGCGCACCTACAGAGACTATGATCGAGAAGCAGAATATTCTAAATAATCTTCAGATTGATGCCTTCCTTGATATCATTCAGGGCAGACCAATCAGCCAGTTCGATAATTTCGTGGCCCAGTGGAACAAGCTGGGCGGCGAGCAGATTACGGCTGAGGTCAATGACTGGTATGCAGAGAAGGGCGGGAGCGGCAAATGA